From Lonchura striata isolate bLonStr1 chromosome 3, bLonStr1.mat, whole genome shotgun sequence, one genomic window encodes:
- the ALDH8A1 gene encoding 2-aminomuconic semialdehyde dehydrogenase, producing the protein MAHSKALLVLENFIGGTFVPCSSYIDSYNPSTGDVYCRVPDSGKGEVEAAVKAAKDAFPIWSSKSPLERSQILNKLADLIEHDLEAFAQAESKDQGKTITFARTVDIPRAVYNFRFFASSILHHVTECTEMPAMGCVHYTSRAPVGVAGLISPWNLPLYLLTWKIAPAIACGNTVVAKPSEMTSVTAWMMCKLLEKAGVPAGVVNIVFGTGPKAGEALVCHPDVPLISFTGSTLTAQRIAEKSAPHCKRLSLELGGKNPAIIFSDADLSQCIPTTVRSSFANQGEICLCTSRIFVQREIYSEFLKRFVAEAKKWKTGNPSDPTIDVGALISKEHLQKVRNYVKKAQAEGARVLCGEGVDPLALPPGNQKGYFMLPTVIAEVKDESCCMQEEIFGPVTCVVAFDTEEEVIRRANGVKYGLAATVWSSDVGRVHRVAHRLQSGLVWTNCWLVRDLNLPFGGMKASGIGREGAKDSYEFFTEVKTITIKH; encoded by the exons ATGGCTCATTCAAAGGCTCTCTTAGTGCTGGAAAACTTCATAGGTGGCACATTTGTTCCTTGTTCCTCCTACATAGACTCCTATAATCCATCCACTGGAGATGTCTATTGCAGGGTTCCAGACAGTGGCAAGGGAGAG gTGGAAGCTGCTGTCAAAGCTGCCAAAGATGCCTTCCCAATTTGGTCCTCAAAAAGTCCATTGGAAAGATCTCAGATCCTGAACAAATTGGCAGACCTGATTGAACATGACCTGGAAGCATTCGCACAAGCAGAGTCAAAGGATCAGG gAAAAACTATTACATTTGCCAGAACGGTGGACATCCCTCGGGCCGTGTACAACTTCCGATTCTTCGCCTCTTCCATCCTGCATCACGTCACAGAGTGCACCGAAATGCCAGCCATGGGCTGTGTGCACTACACCTCGAGGGCACCTGTGGGAGTTG CTGGTTTAATCAGTCCTTGGAATTTGCCATTGTATTTGTTGACTTGGAAAATAGCTCCTGCCATTGCATGTGGAAATACTGTGGTTGCCAAGCCAAGTGAGATGACATCTGTTACAGCCTGGATGATGTGCAAACTCTTGGAGAAAGCAG gGGTGCCTGCTGGGGTGGTGAATATCGTGTTTGGCACAGGCCCCAAGGCAGGAGAGGCCCTGGTGTGCCACCCTGACGTGCCTCTCATCTCCTTCACGGGCAGCACGCTGACGGCCCAGCGGATCGCAGAGAAGAGCGCTCCACACTGCAAGCGGCTCTCGCTGGAGCTGGGAGGCAAAAACCCCGCCATCATCTTCAGTGATGCTGACTTGAGCCAGTGCATCCCCACCACCGTGAGGTCCAGCTTTGCCAACCAG GGTGAGATCTGTCTCTGCACCTCCAGGATCTTTGTTCAGAGGGAAATATACAGTGAGTTTTTGAAGAGGTTTGTGGCAGAGGCCAAGAAGTGGAAGACTGGGAATCCCTCAGATCCTACAATCGATGTGGGAGCACTAATAAGTAAAGAGCATCTACAAAAG gtAAGGAACTACGTGAAGAAAGCCCAGGCTGAAGGAGCCAGAGTCCTCTGTGGAGAGGGAGTGGATCCTTTAGCCCTCCCACCTGGCAACCAGAAAGGCTATTTCATGTTGCCCACAGTTATTGCTGAAGTCAAGGATGAATCTTGTTGCATGCAAGAAGAGATCTTTGGTCCTGTGACATGTGTGGTAGCATTTGATACAGAAGAAGAGGTGATCAGAAGAGCCAATGGTGTGAAATATGGCTTGGCAGCCACGGTGTGGTCCAGCGACGTGGGACGTGTTCACAGGGTGGCACACAGGCTTCAGTCTGGATTGGTGTGGACCAACTGCTGGCTTGTGAGAGACCTGAACTTGCCATTTGGTGGGATGAAAGCCTCAGGCAtaggcagggagggagcaaaGGATTCATATGAGTTCTTCACCGAGGTCAAAACCATCACAATAAAGCACTGA